A single window of Candidatus Paceibacterota bacterium DNA harbors:
- a CDS encoding TIGR00730 family Rossman fold protein: MATDNNTEALVSFIDKIKHHAHVTAKDRVSEIDNEFLRGFEFVAQYPKTVTIYGGTKIQEGTVYYEKARILGKRIVEETNCAVVTGGGPGIMEAANRGAKDANGDSIGITIRLPHEQATNQYVTDSVDFYYFFVRRFILSFTAKCCIFFPGGFGTLDEFFEILTLRQTHKISPVPIVLFGSEYWQPLEKLFRATLLEKYGTIRAEDLLIYSITDDEDQIIEIIKKAHLRGQ; the protein is encoded by the coding sequence ATGGCAACCGATAACAACACCGAGGCTCTTGTTTCTTTCATAGACAAGATCAAACATCACGCACATGTCACAGCGAAAGACCGTGTGTCTGAAATTGATAACGAATTCTTGAGGGGCTTCGAATTCGTTGCTCAATATCCGAAAACTGTCACTATCTATGGAGGAACGAAGATTCAAGAAGGAACTGTCTATTACGAAAAGGCTCGGATTTTGGGAAAAAGAATTGTTGAAGAAACCAACTGCGCGGTTGTCACAGGTGGAGGCCCCGGGATTATGGAAGCGGCCAACAGGGGCGCAAAGGATGCAAATGGAGATTCGATAGGCATCACTATCCGGCTCCCCCACGAACAGGCAACAAATCAATACGTTACCGATAGTGTTGATTTTTATTATTTTTTTGTCCGACGATTTATTCTCTCCTTCACGGCTAAATGCTGTATCTTTTTTCCTGGGGGCTTCGGTACGCTCGATGAATTTTTTGAGATATTAACGCTTCGACAAACGCATAAAATTTCTCCAGTGCCGATTGTTCTTTTTGGCTCGGAATACTGGCAACCCCTTGAGAAACTTTTCCGTGCTACCCTTTTGGAAAAATACGGCACGATCCGAGCCGAAGATTTGCTCATTTATAGCATTACAGATGATGAAGACCAGATCATCGAAATAATAAAAAAAGCACACCTAAGAGGACAGTAA
- a CDS encoding HAD-IB family hydrolase: protein MSTGRKVAIFDVDGTIFRSSLLIELVEIMIEKGLFQESVRVDYERERLHWLERKGDYEAYIQAIIKVFVANIKGVSYKEFDDACTEVIARHKDKNYRFTRDLIKDLKKKGYYLLAISQSPKTILDKFCIPLGFDKVYGRIYETGPSDKLTGAVTDEHLISNKANIVRRAVLKENLTLENSVGVGDTESDIPFLEMVAKPICFNPNSMLWKQAKRSKWRVVVERKDVVYEI from the coding sequence ATGAGCACCGGCCGAAAAGTCGCCATTTTTGATGTAGACGGAACGATATTTCGCTCTAGCCTCCTTATCGAATTGGTGGAAATAATGATAGAAAAGGGGCTTTTTCAGGAGTCTGTGCGGGTAGATTACGAACGAGAGCGTTTACATTGGCTTGAGAGAAAAGGGGATTATGAAGCCTACATTCAGGCTATCATAAAAGTTTTTGTCGCAAATATTAAAGGCGTTTCTTATAAAGAATTTGACGATGCTTGCACAGAAGTAATCGCCCGGCACAAAGACAAAAATTATCGCTTTACCCGAGACCTCATCAAAGATTTGAAAAAGAAAGGTTACTACCTTCTCGCCATCTCACAGTCTCCGAAAACAATTCTCGATAAGTTTTGTATTCCGCTCGGATTTGATAAAGTGTATGGCAGGATTTATGAGACTGGGCCTTCGGACAAATTGACTGGTGCGGTAACGGACGAACATCTCATAAGCAATAAGGCCAATATTGTGCGCAGGGCGGTACTTAAAGAAAATCTGACCCTCGAAAATTCTGTCGGAGTTGGAGACACTGAAAGCGATATTCCGTTTTTGGAAATGGTGGCTAAACCAATATGTTTTAACCCAAATTCGATGCTTTGGAAGCAGGCAAAACGCTCAAAATGGAGAGTTGTCGTGGAAAGGAAGGATGTCGTATACGAGATATAA
- a CDS encoding DoxX family protein: MDLLFLLGRVLFGGYFLYKGIGHFTQSAVLVARASNRHVPSPKIAVYATGILILLGGAGVILGISPVWSLVCLIVFLIPVTFIMHQFWKETDPLQRRIQVSNFLRNIALLGAVLMLLSFPTPWPLSF, from the coding sequence ATGGATTTACTATTTCTTTTGGGACGAGTGTTGTTTGGAGGCTACTTTCTTTACAAAGGAATCGGCCATTTTACACAATCAGCTGTTTTAGTCGCTCGTGCATCAAATCGTCATGTGCCAAGCCCTAAAATTGCCGTGTATGCTACGGGCATACTCATCCTTTTGGGAGGAGCCGGAGTTATTCTCGGTATTTCTCCAGTCTGGTCGCTTGTCTGTCTTATCGTCTTTCTTATTCCTGTAACTTTCATCATGCATCAATTTTGGAAGGAAACTGACCCCCTTCAGAGAAGAATACAGGTTAGCAACTTCTTAAGAAACATTGCTCTTCTCGGAGCAGTACTTATGCTTCTCTCGTTTCCGACTCCTTGGCCGCTTTCTTTCTAG
- a CDS encoding EamA family transporter: MQNSLGVLLSVSTLLLWSVGDFYIQKSTRIVGIWKSLFFISFFGMVLELPFVWVEVQKIFLSPQSLILLVILGASVFLAALLDFEALKRGKIAVVEPVFGLGIPFTVFLAVISGHDILSLTQSLLIGAIFIGIILSVMVRGSFRYNRIIWEKGVFIAILGTLAMALTNFLTGVGSQLISPLMTIWFINFFLTIATFVYLFAKGEWRSLPNDMRRHSKVILEESLFDNIAWLAYAFAMTLIPISIATSIAESYIVMAVLLGVSVNKETLNRHQVLGVILAVLGVISLSLTVTG, encoded by the coding sequence ATGCAGAATTCCCTCGGAGTTCTTTTGTCAGTCTCAACACTTCTTCTCTGGAGCGTTGGCGATTTTTATATCCAGAAATCAACCCGAATAGTGGGTATTTGGAAATCCCTTTTTTTCATAAGTTTTTTCGGAATGGTCTTGGAGTTGCCTTTTGTCTGGGTTGAGGTGCAAAAGATTTTTCTAAGCCCGCAAAGCCTCATCCTTCTTGTCATTCTCGGAGCATCTGTCTTTCTCGCTGCTTTACTCGATTTTGAGGCCCTGAAACGAGGGAAGATCGCCGTTGTCGAGCCTGTGTTCGGTCTCGGAATTCCTTTTACTGTCTTCCTGGCCGTTATCTCTGGGCACGATATTTTAAGTCTCACCCAAAGTCTTCTGATCGGCGCTATCTTCATCGGAATAATCCTTTCAGTTATGGTCCGAGGTTCTTTTCGTTATAATCGGATTATTTGGGAGAAAGGAGTCTTCATCGCAATTCTTGGAACTTTGGCGATGGCTCTTACCAATTTCCTGACTGGAGTAGGGAGCCAGCTTATTTCTCCGCTTATGACAATCTGGTTCATCAATTTTTTCTTAACCATTGCAACCTTCGTATACCTTTTTGCAAAAGGGGAATGGAGAAGCTTGCCAAACGACATGAGAAGGCACTCGAAAGTCATTCTTGAAGAAAGCCTTTTTGACAACATCGCCTGGCTTGCCTACGCGTTTGCAATGACCCTTATTCCAATCAGTATCGCGACCTCAATAGCCGAAAGCTACATTGTGATGGCAGTGCTACTCGGCGTCTCTGTGAATAAAGAAACGCTTAATCGGCATCAAGTGCTCGGCGTCATTCTCGCAGTTCTCGGAGTAATATCGCTCTCGCTTACTGTGACTGGCTGA
- a CDS encoding pseudouridine synthase yields MKKSLPKEPEIAYPMRINRYLALQGHSTRRGADTLVEQKKVTINGKIAVLGDKVNKDDKVEIQNAGREKNNYVYLAYNKAPGITTTMPQPGEKAIVDLVKFRTKVFPVGRLDKESRGLIILTNDGRIIERLLSPDKDHEKEYQVVVNKPITEQFIQRLEKGIALEDFTTKPAVVEELDEKTLTITITEGKRHQIRRMCTACGYEVRDLQRIRIMNIRLSNIKEGQYRELSGKELTLFLESIGLKK; encoded by the coding sequence ATGAAGAAATCACTGCCAAAAGAGCCTGAAATCGCCTATCCAATGCGGATTAATCGCTACTTGGCGCTCCAAGGACACTCAACTCGCCGTGGCGCCGATACTTTAGTTGAACAGAAAAAGGTGACCATAAATGGCAAAATTGCCGTACTTGGGGATAAGGTGAATAAGGATGATAAGGTGGAAATACAAAATGCGGGCAGAGAGAAAAACAATTACGTTTATCTCGCATACAACAAGGCTCCGGGGATTACGACCACAATGCCCCAGCCTGGCGAAAAAGCGATCGTTGATCTTGTAAAATTTCGCACCAAAGTGTTTCCTGTGGGCCGGCTTGATAAAGAATCTCGTGGGCTCATTATTCTCACAAATGACGGAAGAATTATTGAAAGGCTTTTGAGTCCCGATAAAGATCACGAAAAAGAATATCAAGTGGTGGTGAATAAGCCGATCACAGAACAATTTATTCAAAGGCTCGAAAAAGGCATCGCTCTTGAAGATTTCACGACTAAGCCTGCCGTCGTAGAAGAGTTAGACGAAAAAACTCTCACTATTACGATTACCGAAGGGAAACGACATCAAATCCGAAGAATGTGTACCGCATGCGGGTACGAAGTGAGAGACCTTCAGCGCATTCGTATCATGAATATTCGACTTTCGAATATAAAAGAGGGGCAATACCGGGAACTTAGCGGTAAAGAACTGACTTTGTTTCTCGAAAGTATTGGATTAAAAAAGTAA
- a CDS encoding sigma-70 family RNA polymerase sigma factor, with the protein MRRTDDENTRTLLEEAKKGDKHAFEEVYRLFFTPVYRYVYLRVKDKKLVEMLTQDVFIKVYSSLGQFQSKGASPLSYFFTVARNTIIDHWRKDRNKISFGKEDLMLVVPDTADNPEQSYEKQETKALLYKAVNMLKQDEREAISMRFLNEIPNKEIAKHMERTEESVRQLQSRGLKSLRVILLELSGSGEEKK; encoded by the coding sequence ATGAGACGCACCGATGATGAAAATACCCGAACGCTGTTAGAGGAGGCGAAAAAAGGCGATAAGCATGCTTTTGAAGAAGTGTACCGCCTTTTCTTTACGCCAGTCTATCGATATGTCTATCTTCGGGTAAAAGACAAGAAGCTCGTTGAGATGCTTACCCAAGATGTTTTTATAAAAGTATATAGTTCGCTCGGCCAGTTTCAATCTAAAGGAGCATCTCCGCTTTCGTATTTCTTTACAGTCGCGAGAAATACCATCATTGACCATTGGCGAAAAGATAGAAATAAGATTTCGTTCGGAAAGGAAGACCTTATGCTGGTAGTTCCAGATACCGCTGATAATCCGGAGCAATCGTACGAAAAACAAGAAACAAAAGCTCTTTTGTACAAGGCGGTGAATATGTTAAAGCAAGATGAGCGGGAAGCTATTTCAATGAGATTTTTAAACGAAATTCCGAATAAAGAGATCGCGAAACATATGGAAAGAACGGAAGAATCAGTCCGACAACTTCAGTCGAGGGGGCTCAAATCACTGCGAGTGATCCTTCTTGAGCTTTCCGGCAGTGGTGAAGAAAAAAAATAA